One Pygocentrus nattereri isolate fPygNat1 chromosome 12, fPygNat1.pri, whole genome shotgun sequence DNA window includes the following coding sequences:
- the socs1b gene encoding suppressor of cytokine signaling 1b codes for MVQHNEPDHAAAPKGPPKPTEVPPAPPAPPTHFHPFRHAQDRSLITQAIQFLENSGFYWGPMDVDEAHVRLAGMPVGTFLIRDSTQTDVFFTLSYRAEVGPTSVRVLLKNEAFNLDGSKHTFPCLFALLEFYISSPKRSLKRPYRGAAPQTLQELSRRAVVRTFGRESVEGLPVSAGLKEFLNLYPFAI; via the coding sequence ATGGTCCAGCACAATGAGCCTGACCATGCAGCTGCGCCAAAGGGTCCACCCAAGCCAACTGAGGTCCCCCCTGCACCTCCTGCCCCGCCAACGCACTTTCATCCTTTCCGCCACGCGCAGGACCGCTCCCTCATCACCCAGGCCATCCAGTTCTTGGAGAACAGTGGATTTTACTGGGGCCCGATGGACGTGGACGAGGCCCACGTGCGGCTGGCAGGAATGCCGGTTGGGACGTTCCTGATCCGGGACAGCACGCAGACGGACGTTTTCTTCACCCTGAGCTACCGGGCCGAGGTTGGACCCACCAGCGTACGGGTGCTGCTGAAAAACGAAGCCTTCAATTTGGATGGGAGCAAACACACCTTCCCCTGCCTCTTTGCCCTGCTGGAATTTTATATCTCGTCCCCTAAGAGGAGTCTGAAAAGGCCCTATCGCGGAGCTGCCCCCCAGACTCTTCAGGAGCTGTCCAGGAGGGCCGTGGTACGGACATTTGGAAGGGAGAGCGTTGAAGGGCTCCCTGTAAGTGCTGGCCTCAAAGAATTTCTGAACTTATATCCTTTTGCGATATAA